One genomic window of Anaerolineae bacterium includes the following:
- a CDS encoding LSU ribosomal protein L22p (L17e) translates to MDIRAHANYIPHSPQKVRLLVDLVRGKRATEAQDILRFAPQAAATPLLKLINSAIANAEENFGLNVEDLVIHTIYANEAPTRKWRKFGARGRFKPWLRRSSHITVILREKE, encoded by the coding sequence ATGGATATTCGCGCTCATGCTAACTATATCCCGCATTCACCGCAGAAGGTGCGTTTGCTGGTCGATCTGGTGCGAGGGAAACGAGCTACAGAAGCTCAGGATATTCTCCGCTTTGCACCTCAGGCGGCTGCAACACCTTTATTGAAATTAATAAATTCAGCGATAGCGAATGCGGAAGAGAATTTTGGCCTTAATGTTGAGGATCTGGTTATCCACACGATCTATGCAAATGAAGCTCCGACCCGCAAGTGGCGCAAGTTCGGAGCGCGGGGTCGGTTTAAACCCTGGTTGCGGCGTTCCTCCCATATCACGGTCATTTTGCGCGAGAAAGAGTAA
- a CDS encoding SSU ribosomal protein S3p (S3e), which produces MGRKVHPIGFRLKINKTWEGRWYAEGSEYVDQLHQDFQIRQIVYNEAPRAGVSRVEIERFPGKVKVVVNTAKPGVLIGRKGESVKKMRTELEQLVGKKIDLEIKEIPYPDLDAYLVATTIAEQLERRISYQRAMKRAIQQAMRQGAQGIRVEIGGRLSGAEMARTVNMREGQVPRQTLRADIDFAKTTALTTYGIIGVKVWIYRGEGKLETEEMVEATEGVYVSE; this is translated from the coding sequence ATGGGTCGTAAAGTCCATCCGATTGGCTTTCGTTTGAAAATCAACAAAACCTGGGAAGGTCGCTGGTATGCCGAAGGCAGTGAGTATGTTGACCAGCTTCATCAGGACTTTCAAATTCGCCAAATCGTTTACAACGAGGCGCCGCGAGCGGGTGTTTCACGCGTGGAAATTGAACGTTTCCCGGGTAAGGTGAAGGTGGTTGTCAATACTGCCAAACCGGGCGTCTTGATTGGACGCAAAGGGGAAAGCGTCAAGAAGATGCGCACCGAATTAGAGCAACTGGTTGGGAAGAAGATCGATTTGGAGATCAAGGAAATTCCCTATCCCGACCTGGACGCTTACCTGGTGGCGACAACGATTGCGGAACAGCTCGAACGACGTATTTCCTATCAGCGAGCCATGAAGCGCGCCATTCAGCAAGCCATGCGCCAGGGAGCGCAAGGAATCCGGGTCGAAATCGGTGGTCGTTTAAGCGGTGCAGAGATGGCCCGAACGGTGAACATGCGTGAAGGACAGGTTCCGCGCCAGACTCTTCGGGCAGATATCGATTTTGCGAAAACGACGGCTTTGACGACCTATGGGATCATCGGCGTCAAAGTGTGGATTTATCGCGGTGAAGGTAAGCTGGAAACCGAGGAAATGGTCGAAGCTACCGAGGGAGTGTATGTCAGTGAATAG
- a CDS encoding LSU ribosomal protein L16p (L10e), translating to MLSCPIGWTGGREFKDETEGAIMLMPKRVKWRKQMRGRMKGKAYRGAEIAFGDYGLQALEPGWVTARQIEAARRAIVRAMRRRGKIWIRIFPDKPVTKKPAETRMGKGKGNVEYWVAVVKPGRIMFEVGGGLPEDVAKEALRLAQYKFSIKTKIVNRFERAGGEA from the coding sequence TTGCTGTCCTGTCCGATTGGATGGACAGGAGGCAGAGAATTCAAGGATGAAACCGAGGGTGCAATTATGTTGATGCCAAAGCGTGTTAAGTGGCGGAAGCAAATGCGTGGTCGCATGAAGGGTAAAGCCTATCGCGGCGCAGAAATTGCGTTTGGAGATTATGGCTTGCAGGCATTGGAGCCCGGTTGGGTGACGGCGCGGCAGATTGAGGCTGCCCGACGTGCGATTGTACGCGCCATGCGCCGCCGTGGAAAAATCTGGATTCGCATTTTCCCGGATAAACCCGTTACCAAAAAACCTGCTGAGACTCGCATGGGTAAAGGTAAGGGAAATGTCGAGTATTGGGTGGCGGTGGTTAAGCCTGGGCGAATTATGTTCGAGGTCGGCGGAGGATTACCGGAAGACGTTGCAAAAGAAGCACTCCGCTTAGCCCAATACAAGTTTTCGATTAAGACGAAAATTGTCAACCGCTTCGAAAGAGCAGGAGGCGAGGCATGA
- a CDS encoding LSU ribosomal protein L29p (L35e): MKVSEIRALSDAELVKKINDTREALMNLRFQLAMGSLTDTSALRRTRRDLARLLTVQRERQLSIVREGEK; encoded by the coding sequence ATGAAAGTGAGTGAAATTCGAGCCTTGTCAGATGCTGAATTGGTAAAGAAAATCAACGATACCCGAGAGGCGTTGATGAACTTGCGTTTTCAACTGGCAATGGGAAGCCTCACGGATACTTCTGCTCTCAGGCGAACCCGTCGAGATTTAGCGCGCCTGTTGACCGTTCAACGAGAACGCCAACTCTCTATCGTCAGGGAGGGTGAGAAATGA
- a CDS encoding SSU ribosomal protein S17p (S11e) yields the protein MNTRRRLTGVVVSNKMEKTVVVEVSRTYIHQLYKKVVRSKKRFMAHDEKNCQIGDQVRIVESRPLSRRKRWVVEEILRHQIGVEMPEHAQGGEQ from the coding sequence ATGAATACCCGTCGAAGATTGACCGGTGTTGTGGTAAGCAACAAAATGGAGAAAACTGTGGTGGTCGAGGTCAGCCGCACCTATATTCATCAACTCTATAAGAAAGTGGTGCGAAGTAAAAAACGGTTTATGGCGCACGATGAGAAGAATTGCCAGATCGGTGATCAGGTGCGTATTGTTGAGAGCCGGCCGCTTTCTCGCCGCAAACGGTGGGTGGTTGAAGAGATTCTGCGCCATCAGATCGGGGTTGAGATGCCAGAACATGCTCAGGGAGGTGAGCAATGA
- a CDS encoding LSU ribosomal protein L14p (L23e): MIQQESRLKVADNTGAREILVIHIMGGSTRRYGRVGDVVIATVKSAAPHGAVKKSDIVKAVVVRCAKEWRREDGSYIRFDDNAAVILDTDGKNPKGTRIFGPVARELREKGFMKIVSLAPEVL; the protein is encoded by the coding sequence ATGATCCAGCAAGAATCGCGCTTGAAGGTTGCCGATAATACCGGGGCCCGTGAAATTTTGGTCATTCACATCATGGGCGGTTCGACCCGTCGTTATGGGCGTGTGGGTGATGTAGTAATTGCCACTGTCAAATCGGCTGCCCCGCACGGTGCGGTTAAGAAAAGCGATATTGTCAAGGCTGTTGTGGTACGCTGTGCGAAAGAGTGGCGGCGGGAAGATGGGTCTTATATTCGCTTCGACGATAACGCTGCCGTCATTCTCGACACCGATGGTAAAAATCCCAAAGGCACGCGTATCTTTGGTCCGGTCGCTCGTGAACTGCGTGAAAAAGGTTTTATGAAGATCGTCTCTTTGGCGCCGGAAGTGCTTTAG
- a CDS encoding LSU ribosomal protein L24p (L26e), which translates to MKVKIRKGDKVEVISGKEEDRGKRGEVIRVLVDEGRVVVQGVNIRKKHQRAVQTQGRRNITPGIVEFEGPIHISNVMLVCPKCDQPTRVGVAREGNEVHRVCKKCQAWID; encoded by the coding sequence ATGAAAGTAAAAATTCGCAAAGGCGATAAAGTCGAAGTGATTTCCGGAAAAGAAGAAGATCGCGGCAAACGAGGCGAGGTAATTCGAGTTCTGGTGGATGAAGGGCGCGTGGTCGTGCAGGGAGTCAATATCCGGAAAAAGCATCAACGCGCCGTTCAGACGCAAGGACGACGCAACATTACCCCTGGCATTGTTGAGTTTGAAGGGCCAATCCATATTTCCAATGTGATGCTGGTTTGCCCGAAATGCGATCAGCCCACGCGAGTTGGCGTAGCCCGTGAGGGCAACGAAGTGCATCGGGTGTGCAAAAAATGTCAGGCGTGGATTGACTAA
- a CDS encoding LSU ribosomal protein L5p (L11e) → MNHLRERYKKEVAPALMKSLNLTNVMQVPRIKKVVVNVGVGEALDNPKALEAAVEDITKITGQKPVITKARKSIAAFKLREGRAIGVKVTLRGERMWDFLDRLMNIALPRVRDFRGVPTDAFDGRGNYTLGLREQLVFPEIDYDKIDKLRGLEISIVTSARTDEEGRQLLKLLGMPFKKDG, encoded by the coding sequence ATGAATCACTTGAGAGAACGATATAAAAAAGAAGTTGCACCCGCATTGATGAAAAGCCTCAACTTGACGAATGTGATGCAGGTCCCAAGGATCAAGAAGGTGGTCGTCAATGTTGGTGTTGGTGAAGCTTTAGATAATCCGAAGGCGCTGGAGGCAGCCGTTGAGGACATAACCAAGATCACCGGTCAAAAACCCGTGATTACCAAAGCCCGCAAAAGCATTGCTGCTTTCAAGCTTCGCGAGGGTCGGGCAATCGGGGTCAAGGTGACTTTGCGTGGTGAGCGCATGTGGGATTTTTTAGACCGCTTGATGAACATTGCTCTACCCCGGGTGCGTGATTTTCGCGGGGTTCCCACAGACGCTTTTGATGGACGCGGAAACTATACCCTGGGTCTGCGTGAGCAACTGGTCTTTCCTGAAATTGATTATGACAAAATCGACAAACTGCGCGGCCTGGAAATTAGCATTGTTACCTCAGCCCGCACGGACGAAGAAGGTCGTCAATTACTCAAATTATTGGGCATGCCCTTCAAGAAGGATGGGTAG
- a CDS encoding SSU ribosomal protein S8p (S15Ae), with protein sequence MSVNDPIADMLTRIRNAILAGHTLVALPSSKLKVAIAKILQEEGYISNYEVVDGKSAGQKILRINLKYVGERRNRKPVITGLERVSRPGRRVYAGKKEIPWVLSGIGIAILSTPKGVMTGKRARQLGVGGEVICKIW encoded by the coding sequence ATGAGTGTAAATGATCCAATTGCCGATATGTTAACTCGCATCCGCAATGCCATTCTGGCTGGTCATACGTTGGTGGCGCTGCCCAGTTCAAAGTTGAAAGTTGCCATTGCGAAAATCCTCCAGGAAGAAGGCTATATTAGCAATTACGAGGTCGTCGATGGCAAGAGCGCCGGGCAAAAGATCCTTCGGATTAACCTGAAGTATGTCGGTGAGCGCCGCAATCGTAAACCGGTAATTACCGGTCTGGAACGTGTCAGCCGTCCTGGAAGACGGGTCTATGCGGGTAAGAAAGAAATCCCCTGGGTATTATCCGGGATTGGGATTGCTATCTTATCCACTCCAAAGGGAGTGATGACCGGCAAACGAGCCCGTCAATTGGGTGTGGGCGGCGAGGTGATTTGTAAAATATGGTAA
- a CDS encoding LSU ribosomal protein L6p (L9e) codes for MSRIGRMPITVPKGVEVHVEGTSIKVKGPKGELRYVFPGDMKVSLSDSEIHVQRPSDTNQHRALHGMTRALIQNMVTGVSSGFEKVLEINGVGYRAEMDGKTLVLYVGYSHPVRMDPPEGISFDVDAKTRQIKVMGIDKQLVGQVAADVRSVRPPEPYKGKGIRYIDEVVRRKTGKAGKGK; via the coding sequence GTGTCGCGAATAGGAAGAATGCCGATCACAGTACCGAAAGGGGTCGAGGTGCACGTTGAAGGCACTTCGATTAAAGTCAAGGGACCGAAGGGCGAGCTTCGCTATGTCTTTCCAGGTGATATGAAGGTTTCGTTATCAGATAGCGAAATTCACGTCCAACGTCCTTCAGATACAAACCAGCATCGCGCCTTACACGGTATGACGCGCGCCTTGATTCAGAATATGGTTACCGGGGTGAGCAGCGGTTTTGAGAAGGTGCTGGAAATCAACGGTGTGGGATACCGCGCCGAGATGGATGGGAAGACCTTGGTTTTGTATGTAGGTTATTCGCATCCGGTGCGCATGGATCCTCCCGAAGGAATCTCCTTTGATGTGGATGCGAAGACCCGTCAGATTAAAGTGATGGGAATCGATAAACAACTCGTCGGCCAGGTAGCCGCGGATGTTCGCAGTGTGCGCCCACCCGAACCATATAAAGGGAAAGGGATTCGCTATATAGACGAAGTTGTCCGCCGTAAAACTGGTAAAGCAGGTAAGGGAAAGTAA
- a CDS encoding LSU ribosomal protein L18p (L5e): MRKRVSGTPDRPRLNVFRSLAQIYAQIIDDTQGKTIVAASSIDHELREKLQGLKKSEQARLVGLALAERAKAKGVRQVVFDRGGYKYIGRVKALADGAREGGLEF; encoded by the coding sequence GTGCGCAAGCGGGTCAGTGGAACGCCCGACCGCCCTCGCTTGAACGTCTTTCGCAGTTTGGCGCAAATCTACGCTCAAATCATTGACGATACCCAGGGTAAAACAATTGTTGCCGCTTCAAGTATCGATCATGAGTTGCGCGAAAAACTGCAGGGCTTAAAAAAATCCGAACAAGCGCGTCTGGTTGGTCTGGCTCTCGCTGAACGGGCAAAAGCCAAAGGCGTTCGCCAGGTTGTTTTCGATCGAGGCGGTTATAAGTACATTGGTCGGGTAAAAGCCCTGGCAGATGGAGCGCGCGAAGGTGGCCTGGAGTTTTAA
- a CDS encoding SSU ribosomal protein S5p (S2e), whose product MTDYMEFEPEYDERIVEIARVAKVVKGGRRFAFRVTVVVGDNRGQVGIGVGKANAVQDAMRKAVERGRKNMHKIALYDTTIPHEVIGKIGGAKVLLKPASRGTGVIAGGGVRAVLEAAGISDILTKSLGSSNLLNVVKATMLALDQLKDPQAEAARRGKSVADVTPFWDRRKHA is encoded by the coding sequence ATGACGGATTATATGGAATTTGAACCAGAATATGATGAGCGCATCGTTGAGATTGCGAGAGTTGCCAAAGTGGTCAAAGGCGGTCGGCGCTTTGCCTTCCGGGTGACCGTGGTAGTCGGAGACAACCGCGGCCAGGTGGGCATTGGGGTTGGGAAAGCCAATGCCGTGCAAGATGCAATGCGCAAAGCGGTCGAACGCGGGCGTAAAAACATGCACAAAATTGCCCTCTATGACACGACAATTCCTCACGAAGTGATTGGTAAGATCGGAGGAGCGAAAGTCCTTTTGAAACCGGCTTCGCGAGGAACAGGTGTGATCGCCGGGGGCGGGGTGCGCGCTGTGCTGGAAGCAGCCGGTATCTCGGACATTTTGACCAAATCCCTGGGCAGCAGCAATCTTCTCAATGTCGTCAAAGCGACCATGCTGGCGTTAGACCAATTGAAAGATCCGCAAGCTGAGGCTGCTCGGCGCGGGAAGAGCGTAGCGGATGTCACTCCGTTCTGGGATAGGAGGAAGCATGCCTAA
- a CDS encoding LSU ribosomal protein L30p (L7e) — MPKKKEETPKIVRITLVRSPIGYSERQKATVRALGLRRINQTVEHQDSPTLRGMIAKVAHLIDVEEGNEA, encoded by the coding sequence ATGCCTAAGAAGAAAGAAGAAACTCCGAAAATCGTCCGGATAACATTGGTACGCAGCCCAATTGGCTACTCGGAGCGCCAAAAGGCAACCGTTCGCGCCTTGGGGTTACGCCGCATCAATCAAACCGTAGAACATCAAGATAGCCCGACTCTGCGCGGGATGATCGCTAAAGTTGCTCATCTCATTGATGTAGAAGAAGGGAATGAGGCATGA
- a CDS encoding LSU ribosomal protein L15p (L27Ae) encodes MKLHELKPSEGAKKERKRVGRGIAAGQGKTAGRGTKGQGARSGGGTRLYHQGGNLPFFRRLPFIRGKGFTPINRVEYNEVNLYQLTQFPEGSEINPQTLAAARLLRDERNPVVILGDGELHTALKVKVHRVSKGARAKIEAAGGSVELIQSKE; translated from the coding sequence ATGAAGTTGCATGAGTTAAAACCATCAGAAGGCGCAAAAAAAGAGCGCAAACGTGTTGGTCGTGGCATTGCTGCCGGCCAGGGTAAGACTGCTGGTCGAGGCACAAAAGGGCAAGGCGCTCGCTCAGGTGGTGGAACGCGTTTGTACCATCAAGGCGGAAATCTCCCCTTCTTTCGCCGCTTGCCCTTTATTCGCGGTAAAGGTTTTACGCCGATCAACCGGGTCGAATACAATGAAGTCAATTTATATCAGTTAACCCAGTTTCCGGAGGGTAGTGAGATTAACCCGCAGACTCTTGCTGCTGCGCGTCTATTACGGGATGAAAGAAATCCGGTGGTGATTCTGGGTGATGGTGAGTTGCATACCGCGTTGAAAGTGAAAGTCCATCGCGTCAGCAAAGGCGCGCGGGCTAAAATCGAAGCCGCGGGCGGCAGTGTTGAGCTGATCCAAAGCAAAGAATAA
- a CDS encoding Preprotein translocase secY subunit, translating to MKRSAWRYIWSAQDIRRKLLFTLLILGIFRLVAHVPVPGVNREAIASIMAGGTAGGTLVSLLDLLSGGTVSQFSVMAMGVYPYITAQIILQLLVPIIPSLQKKMTEDPRQGQKWMEKWTYLLAVPMAALQAIGQINLFSSFAGTQILRNFGFRGDALLPSLAIIISMTAGTMFAIWLGELISEYGIRNQGLSLIIFSGIVSQIPQSFIRLMADEERRWFNLFFIVVITSLIVFAIVVVQQGRRNIPVMYPGRRVGNRMSMPVKGTLPLMINMAGMIPLIFAQSLLTFPAIIASFFATSQVEWLANLSRSIQRNFGGETSLYYIMYFIMVVAFTFFYTDVLFSQQNYGENLKKVGAQIPGVSRGAPTQKYLMKVLRRITLPGALFLGIVAILPYLISLIFGFGTQNPLLVSSAGLLIVVGVVRDLFFNIEAELKLHGYQDTLLVR from the coding sequence ATGAAACGATCGGCTTGGCGATATATATGGTCGGCACAGGACATTCGGCGAAAGCTGCTGTTCACCCTGTTGATTCTGGGCATCTTTCGTCTGGTTGCCCATGTGCCGGTGCCAGGCGTGAACCGCGAAGCGATTGCATCCATCATGGCTGGCGGAACTGCCGGAGGTACCCTGGTCAGCCTCCTGGATTTGCTCTCTGGCGGAACGGTCTCGCAGTTTTCTGTGATGGCGATGGGGGTTTATCCGTATATTACTGCACAGATTATTCTACAGCTTCTGGTGCCGATTATCCCGTCGCTCCAGAAAAAGATGACCGAAGACCCGCGCCAGGGGCAAAAATGGATGGAAAAATGGACCTACCTGTTAGCCGTCCCGATGGCTGCATTGCAGGCGATCGGACAAATTAACCTCTTCTCCAGTTTTGCCGGCACGCAGATCTTGCGCAACTTTGGTTTTCGAGGGGACGCGTTATTGCCCTCCCTGGCGATCATTATCAGCATGACCGCCGGTACGATGTTTGCCATCTGGTTGGGCGAATTAATCTCCGAATATGGTATCCGCAATCAAGGTTTGTCATTGATCATCTTTTCGGGTATCGTCTCACAAATTCCTCAGAGTTTTATTCGCTTGATGGCAGATGAGGAACGACGCTGGTTTAATCTGTTCTTTATTGTGGTGATAACCAGTTTGATTGTGTTTGCCATTGTGGTTGTCCAGCAGGGACGCCGCAATATCCCGGTGATGTATCCCGGCCGGCGGGTTGGCAACCGGATGTCCATGCCGGTCAAAGGGACTTTACCCTTGATGATTAACATGGCAGGAATGATCCCCTTGATCTTTGCCCAATCGTTGCTGACATTTCCGGCGATCATTGCCAGCTTTTTTGCCACCTCGCAAGTGGAGTGGTTGGCAAACCTTTCTCGCAGTATTCAACGGAACTTTGGCGGTGAAACATCCCTGTACTACATCATGTACTTTATCATGGTGGTTGCCTTTACTTTCTTTTATACCGATGTGCTTTTTTCACAACAGAACTATGGCGAGAATCTGAAGAAAGTTGGGGCGCAAATCCCAGGCGTCAGCCGCGGCGCGCCCACACAGAAATACTTGATGAAAGTCTTACGCCGTATCACCTTGCCAGGGGCACTGTTTCTGGGGATCGTCGCCATCCTCCCCTATCTGATTAGCTTAATCTTTGGGTTTGGCACACAAAACCCGCTGCTGGTCTCTTCAGCAGGTTTGTTGATTGTGGTCGGTGTGGTACGGGATTTGTTCTTTAACATTGAGGCAGAATTAAAGCTGCACGGTTACCAGGACACGCTGCTTGTTCGCTAG
- a CDS encoding adenylate kinase encodes MVHFIVLLGPPGAGKGTQAKAICEALGIPHVSSGDIFREHLSKQTELGKLADGYIKCGQLVPDDVTIRMIGDRLKEPDCANGALLDGFPRTIPQARALDDLLAKMDAKVNPAISLEVPAEVLVERLSGRWTCPTCGRVYHEKHNPPRQTGICDVDGTPLIQRPDDQAETVRQRIEVYRAQTEPLIDYYRHKEVLVQVDGTKSIDAVRQEILAVLAGVQ; translated from the coding sequence ATGGTTCATTTTATCGTCTTACTGGGGCCGCCGGGCGCGGGAAAAGGGACACAGGCGAAAGCCATCTGCGAAGCATTGGGTATTCCGCATGTCTCTTCTGGAGACATATTTCGTGAGCATCTGAGCAAACAAACCGAATTGGGAAAACTGGCAGATGGTTACATCAAGTGCGGGCAACTGGTACCAGATGATGTAACTATCCGCATGATTGGGGATCGCCTGAAAGAACCCGATTGCGCCAATGGGGCGTTGTTGGACGGCTTTCCACGCACCATCCCCCAGGCTCGGGCGCTGGATGACCTGCTGGCGAAGATGGATGCAAAGGTCAATCCGGCCATCTCGCTGGAAGTACCGGCTGAGGTACTGGTGGAACGATTGAGCGGACGCTGGACCTGTCCGACCTGTGGGCGAGTTTATCACGAGAAGCACAACCCACCTCGCCAAACGGGCATTTGCGATGTGGATGGTACGCCTTTGATTCAGCGTCCGGATGACCAGGCTGAGACGGTGCGTCAACGGATTGAGGTATATCGTGCTCAAACTGAGCCACTGATTGACTATTACCGCCACAAGGAAGTTTTAGTGCAGGTGGATGGCACAAAGTCCATTGATGCGGTCAGGCAGGAAATCTTAGCTGTTCTGGCAGGAGTGCAATGA
- a CDS encoding Methionine aminopeptidase, giving the protein MNWARAIILKSPAEIEIMRQAGRINALALQAVREAIRPGVTTAELDEIAHEVIRQHGGKPAFIGVLGAYPYPATLTVSVNDELVHGIPGKRRLQEGDVVSVDCGTIFEGFVGDSAFTVGVGEISPLAKKLIEVTYRALEIGIEQLRPGKRVGDVGAAIQEYVEGEGFFLTREYTGHGVGRSMWEGPQVPNYGIKGRGLPLRAGMVIALEPMVLVGTEKTKVLADQWTVASADGSLTAHVEHTVAITEDGPQILTVP; this is encoded by the coding sequence ATGAACTGGGCGCGAGCCATTATCCTGAAAAGCCCTGCTGAAATAGAAATCATGCGTCAGGCTGGTCGCATCAATGCTTTGGCTTTACAAGCCGTGCGCGAAGCAATCCGTCCGGGTGTGACCACGGCTGAGTTGGATGAAATTGCTCACGAGGTGATTCGGCAACACGGTGGCAAACCGGCGTTCATCGGCGTTCTAGGCGCCTATCCCTATCCTGCCACCCTGACGGTGAGCGTCAACGATGAACTGGTTCATGGCATCCCGGGGAAGCGCCGCTTGCAGGAAGGGGATGTGGTTTCGGTGGATTGCGGAACAATTTTTGAAGGCTTTGTGGGCGACTCGGCTTTCACTGTCGGTGTCGGTGAGATTTCGCCCCTGGCAAAGAAGTTGATCGAGGTAACATATCGGGCTTTGGAAATCGGGATTGAGCAACTCCGACCTGGCAAGCGTGTCGGTGACGTAGGGGCTGCCATTCAGGAGTATGTGGAAGGGGAAGGATTTTTCCTGACCAGAGAATATACCGGACATGGGGTTGGCCGCTCGATGTGGGAAGGACCTCAGGTGCCGAATTATGGGATAAAAGGGCGCGGTCTCCCCTTACGGGCAGGAATGGTGATTGCCCTCGAGCCGATGGTATTGGTCGGAACTGAAAAAACCAAAGTGCTTGCCGATCAATGGACAGTGGCTTCGGCGGATGGCAGTTTGACTGCCCATGTTGAACATACAGTTGCAATCACAGAAGACGGACCGCAGATTTTGACGGTGCCGTGA
- a CDS encoding SSU ribosomal protein S13p (S18e) — translation MARIEGVDLPRNKRVEIGLTYIYGIGKPRAQQILRATNINPDTRVKDLTDAEIALLRDYIAQNYKVEGDLRREVQMNIKRLIEIGCYRGLRHRRNLPVRGQRTRTNARTRKGPRKTVAGRGRRRGAKKK, via the coding sequence ATGGCTCGTATCGAAGGTGTTGATTTACCCCGCAATAAACGCGTCGAGATCGGCTTGACCTACATCTACGGTATTGGCAAACCGAGAGCACAACAAATTTTGCGCGCCACGAATATCAATCCAGATACCCGCGTAAAGGATTTGACCGATGCGGAAATTGCACTATTACGCGATTATATTGCCCAAAATTATAAAGTGGAGGGCGATCTACGGCGTGAAGTGCAAATGAACATTAAACGGTTGATCGAGATCGGTTGCTATCGCGGTTTACGTCATCGCCGCAATCTACCGGTGCGCGGTCAACGAACCCGTACGAATGCCCGCACGCGAAAAGGCCCGCGCAAGACGGTTGCCGGACGTGGCCGCCGCCGTGGAGCGAAGAAGAAATAA
- a CDS encoding SSU ribosomal protein S11p (S14e) has translation MAQTVRSTRRKGVKKIKRTLSVGQVHILATFNNTIVTITDLNGNTVAWGSAGSAGFKGSRKSTPFAARLATEQALKAAQAMGLQEVHLIVKGPGPGRESAIRAVQALGLKILSISDVTPVPHNGCRPPKKRRV, from the coding sequence ATGGCTCAAACAGTACGCAGTACTCGCCGTAAGGGCGTAAAGAAAATCAAACGCACGTTATCTGTCGGGCAAGTTCATATCCTGGCGACATTTAACAACACAATCGTCACGATAACGGATTTGAACGGAAATACAGTTGCCTGGGGGAGCGCGGGATCGGCAGGCTTTAAGGGCTCTCGGAAGAGCACCCCCTTTGCTGCCCGTCTGGCTACCGAACAGGCGCTGAAAGCGGCTCAGGCTATGGGCTTGCAAGAGGTTCATCTGATCGTCAAGGGCCCGGGTCCAGGCCGAGAATCGGCGATTCGAGCTGTTCAGGCTCTGGGTTTGAAAATCCTTTCGATCTCGGATGTGACCCCCGTGCCTCATAACGGTTGTCGCCCGCCAAAGAAACGGCGTGTGTAA
- a CDS encoding SSU ribosomal protein S4p (S9e), producing MAKYRDAVCKLCRREGEKLFLKGERCMTPKCAFERRGYAPGQHGKSSQFKRKRESDYNRQLRAKQKARRIYGIFERQFRRYYEEALQRRGLTGFNLLQILETRLDNIIYRLGFADSRAQARLLVTHGHFTVNGRRVDVPSMILSPGDKIQVREGSRSRTYFKDLPAVAETRTVLPWLERDLKNLSGTVLRLPERSEIDGNLHEQLIVEYYSR from the coding sequence ATGGCAAAATATCGTGATGCAGTTTGTAAATTGTGCCGCCGGGAAGGCGAAAAATTGTTTCTGAAGGGTGAACGCTGCATGACCCCAAAGTGCGCTTTTGAACGCCGGGGTTATGCGCCGGGTCAACATGGCAAAAGTTCCCAGTTCAAGCGCAAGCGTGAGTCGGATTACAATCGCCAGTTGCGGGCAAAGCAGAAAGCGCGGCGCATCTACGGCATTTTTGAACGTCAATTTCGCCGTTATTACGAGGAAGCTCTTCAGCGGCGGGGTTTGACCGGTTTCAATCTCTTGCAAATCCTGGAGACGCGCCTGGATAATATTATCTATCGCCTGGGGTTTGCAGATAGCCGCGCGCAAGCGCGTTTGCTGGTTACCCATGGACATTTTACCGTCAATGGTCGTCGAGTAGATGTCCCCTCCATGATCTTGAGCCCTGGCGATAAAATTCAGGTGCGCGAAGGCTCACGCTCACGCACGTATTTCAAGGATTTACCTGCCGTTGCCGAAACCCGCACCGTTCTGCCATGGTTAGAGCGTGACCTCAAGAACTTGAGTGGAACTGTCCTGCGCTTGCCAGAACGTTCGGAAATCGATGGCAATCTTCACGAACAACTCATCGTTGAATACTACTCGCGATAG